Genomic segment of Burkholderia pyrrocinia:
CGGTTGTCGGGATTGCGCGCGCATCTTCCCTACCCGCGCGCCGCGGCGCTCGTCGTGGTCGCGTATTCGGGGGTGTGCATGTCCGCCCTGTTCGGCCAGAACAGCGTCCTGACCGCCGGCCTCGCCGCGCTCGCGCTGCATCTGCTCGGCAAGCGCCCGGTGGTTGCCGGCGTGCTGATCGGGCTGCTTGCGATCAAGCCGCAACTGGCCGTCATGTTCCCGTTCGTGCTGATCGCGGCGCGGGCATGGCGTACGTTCGCGGCGGCCGCGATCAGCGCGACGCTGTTCGCGGCGGCCGGGATTGCACTGGCTGGCCCTGGCGCGCTGCACGGCCTGAGCCACGCCATGTCGACGGTGCGCGACCAGCATTTCATGCTCGCGTCGTACTGGCTTGCGTCGCCGACGCCGTTCGCCGCATTGCGGCTCGCGGGTGCGCCGGTGGCCGCCTCGCTGGCCGCGCAAGCGGCAGTCGCACTGCTCGCGATCGCCGCGGCTATCGATGTATGGCGCAGCACGCGCGACATGCGCCTGCGCGGCGCAGTGCTGGCGGTCGCCACGCTGCTGACGACGCCGTATCTGTGGCACTACGAACTGACGTGGCTCGGCATCGCGATCTTCTGCCTGATCGCGCACGGCCTCGATGAAGGCTGGCTGCCCGGCGATCAAGGCATCCTCGTGCTCGCGTGGCTGTTGCCGATCTTCGAGATGTTCAACCGGTTGATGAAGCTGCCGCAGATCGGGCCGGTCGTGCTGCTCGCGGTGCTGTTCGTCGTCGTGCGCCGCACGGCACTCGCGTCACGGAGCACGCAATGAAAGCGCCTTCGTTCGCCCGCCATGCGCATTCCACCGTCGATGTCCATCCGGAACTCCCGATCGCGGGCCCGCGCCGCTATCCGCACTGGCTCAATCGCGAACGCGTGCGCCTCTATGCGGCCGCCGTGCTGCTGACGGAACTGCTGTTCATCGGCATCTACTTGATCCGCGTGTTCCTGTCGAACAACGGTGCACCGGAACCGCTTTCGCCGGATTTCTCGCCGATCTGGAGCGCCGCGTGGCTCGCCGCGCACGGACACGGCGCCGACGCATGGCATTTCCCGGCACTGCTCGCGGTCCAGAAGCTGGCGGTCCCGACGATGACGCTCGCGGACGGCTCGCTGCCGTGGCTCTATCCGCCGACGATGCTGCTGCTCGTGCTGCCGCTCGGCTGGCTGCCGTATACGCTGGCGCTCGTGCTGTGGCTCGGCGTCACATCTGCGCTGTTCGCCGCGACGATCCGCGCGACCGTGCAGCGCGATTCCGCGTGGCTGTGCGCGCTCGCGTTCCCCGGCGCGTTCCTCACCGTGATCGTCGGCCAGACCAGTCTCTTTACCGCGATGCTCGCCGGTGTCGGCCTGCTCGCGCTGAACCGCCGCCCCATCTGCGCCGGAATCTGCTTCGGCTTGCTGACGATGAAGCCACAGCTCGCGGTGCTGTTCCCGCTCGCGCTGCTGTGCGCGGGCCAGTGGCGTTCGCTGGCCGCGTGGGCCGCGACGATCGCCGGCAGCGCCGCGCTCGCGACGCTCGCATTCGGTATCGGCCCGTGGGTGACGTTCGCGCATGTGATCGGCAACGTCTACGCGATCGTCGGCACCGGTCACGCCAGGCTCGCGCGCATGCCGACCGTGTTCGCGCTGGCGACGCTGGCCGGCTG
This window contains:
- a CDS encoding glycosyltransferase family 87 protein, with protein sequence MKAPSFARHAHSTVDVHPELPIAGPRRYPHWLNRERVRLYAAAVLLTELLFIGIYLIRVFLSNNGAPEPLSPDFSPIWSAAWLAAHGHGADAWHFPALLAVQKLAVPTMTLADGSLPWLYPPTMLLLVLPLGWLPYTLALVLWLGVTSALFAATIRATVQRDSAWLCALAFPGAFLTVIVGQTSLFTAMLAGVGLLALNRRPICAGICFGLLTMKPQLAVLFPLALLCAGQWRSLAAWAATIAGSAALATLAFGIGPWVTFAHVIGNVYAIVGTGHARLARMPTVFALATLAGWPALFARGLQLLSAAGAAIAVVYAWRGACSYALRAATLACACLLVSPYLYDYDLTWYGIVIAWYARYAWTHGWRHFDREWLMLLWPMPLAGLAVVPYLSFQFMPLVTLASLALLVSRIAQERHDVPSMPDVRDDSTETGFAHPVRPHHRPAPGLRRSGRPTIGADR
- a CDS encoding glycosyltransferase family 87 protein; translated protein: MYTANRGTRDRAIRCAQWLTADRIIPYSCIMLMLFTALLAVWGIVTDGFTSTTTVRPGTDFSVFWTASHLVLQGHAAAAYDISSFQQAEFAHFGAYLQHRPLPWLYPPTMLLLIAPVALVPFLPAYFLFLAGSLLCYAFAVSRLSGLRAHLPYPRAAALVVVAYSGVCMSALFGQNSVLTAGLAALALHLLGKRPVVAGVLIGLLAIKPQLAVMFPFVLIAARAWRTFAAAAISATLFAAAGIALAGPGALHGLSHAMSTVRDQHFMLASYWLASPTPFAALRLAGAPVAASLAAQAAVALLAIAAAIDVWRSTRDMRLRGAVLAVATLLTTPYLWHYELTWLGIAIFCLIAHGLDEGWLPGDQGILVLAWLLPIFEMFNRLMKLPQIGPVVLLAVLFVVVRRTALASRSTQ